The following coding sequences lie in one Fusarium poae strain DAOMC 252244 chromosome 1, whole genome shotgun sequence genomic window:
- a CDS encoding hypothetical protein (BUSCO:42379at5125), with protein sequence MNCVLINGHEDLDPSEFLSEAGRQVQLLSMPDCSLSISTKLISSLQGLVYLDLSRTLGSIRPLFQNGTLPELRVLKLQGKEVDDAAVENLANCFSTRLWSLDLEDNKLTDGSLYHLGARCVCPSDLRSNVHFDVEGKLEFGSPSPIFGTSIRIIESEWSGSFSHPNLHLADAPSYDLHDTLPREHLLKRLDGRDRIKCDSADAVCRGLQGEDPYLPPSSFQGSQGLTHLNLSGNQISSLGAVELLTHSRGHLQSFSCDSMLLAPSKAIATAWPKMAKLHGFCAAWTLRPLFSSNLKIVKLHHSIVTRIPTLEIDELSALARLYVCENSILPRVKKAFPEAFIPDMNPRIESLTLTCIPRRSSGPLIDSLISFLKLLADQERAIFDMSSRRGPGVLAGLRHFRLEFEPDPHGHDSYHGEDIDAQQLLNSGETGFSFFEDEAKQGRPQIVSPANSIYNLLPKDSSPPLNDLDQPEASHLDIDIWMNGKSTSIQVWIGPKDGKNPVFRDYRKLALHHKVRDHIGPASPAQVQAGVPSTELVFHTAWCMAMMPHEIKEPSRVELEGMRDVLTELKRFRLEGRAEYLELQKRFGSKIVSPGPPHGFWLGKLEVSTRQVTLRRKKGSYWR encoded by the coding sequence ATGAATTGCGTTCTTATCAATGGCCACGAGGATCTTGACCCTTCCGAGTTCCTGTCTGAAGCTGGCCGGCAAGTTCAGTTATTGAGCATGCCGGACTGTTCTCTCTCGATATCCACAAAACTCATATCCTCTCTTCAGGGATTGGTGTATCTCGACCTCTCTCGTACCTTAGGTTCTATTCGGCCCCTTTTTCAGAACGGCACTCTACCGGAACTCCGCGTGCTCAAACTTCAAGGCAAGGaggttgacgatgcggcGGTCGAGAATTTGGCCAATTGCTTTAGCACTCGTCTTTGGAGCTTAGATCTGGAAGACAACAAACTAACAGATGGATCGCTTTACCATCTAGGGGCTCGCTGTGTGTGCCCGTCCGATTTACGGTCAAATGTTCACTTTGATGTCGAGGGCAAACTGGAATTCGGAAGCCCGTCCCCTATTTTCGGAACATCTATACGCATCATTGAGTCTGAGTGGAGTGGTTCTTTCAGTCATCCCAATTTACACCTGGCTGATGCACCGTCATATGACCTTCATGATACGTTGCCACGAGAACATTTGCTCAAGAGACTTGATGGACGAGATCGCATCAAGTGCGACTCGGCAGACGCCGTCTGCCGAGGTCTGCAAGGCGAGGACCCCTACCTCCCACCATCCAGTTTCCAGGGTTCCCAGGGGCTGACGCATCTGAACTTGTCTGGTAACCAGATCTCGTCCCTTGGAGCTGTGGAGCTGTTGACCCATTCTCGCGGACATCTACAGAGCTTCAGCTGCGATTCTATGCTACTTGCTCCCTCCAAGGCAATCGCCACGGCATGGCCGAAAATGGCAAAACTACACGGCTTTTGTGCTGCATGGACCCTGCGACCCTTGTTCTCATCCAACCTCAAGATCGTAAAACTACATCATTCTATCGTCACAAGGATTCCTACTCTGGAGATTGACGAGTTGTCAGCTCTTGCTCGTCTATACGTATGCGAGAACTCGATACTCCCTCGGGTCAAAAAGGCTTTCCCCGAAGCTTTCATCCCTGACATGAATCCACGTATAGAATCCTTGACCCTTACCTGTATTCCGCGGCGCTCAAGTGGCCCATTGATAGATAGCTTGATATCTTTCTTGAAACTACTGGCCGATCAAGAGCGTGCAATTTTCGATATGTCTTCGCGGCGGGGTCCTGGCGTCTTGGCTGGCCTCCGTCACTTCCGGCTCGAGTTCGAGCCAGACCCCCACGGACATGATTCGTACCATGGAGAGGATATAGATGCTCAGCAACTGCTCAATTCGGGCGAGACGGGATTCAGCTTCTTCGAGGACGAAGCTAAGCAGGGACGTCCACAAATTGTTTCACCCGCAAACTCAATTTACAACTTACTACCAAAAGACTCCTCCCCTCCTCTAAACGACTTAGATCAACCTGAAGCTAGCCACTTGGACATTGACATATGGATGAACGGGAAGTCAACGAGCATCCAAGTCTGGATTGGCCCCAAGGATGGCAAGAACCCTGTATTCCGTGATTATAGGAAGCTGGCCCTGCATCACAAAGTGCGCGATCATATCGGCCCCGCTTCCCCTGCTCAGGTACAAGCGGGCGTGCCCTCGACGGAGTTGGTCTTTCACACAGCGTGGTGTATGGCGATGATGCCCCATGAGATCAAGGAACCTTCAAGGGTTGAGCTGGAAGGGATGAGAGATGTGCTAACTGAGCTAAAACGTTTTCGCTTAGAGGGGAGGGCAGAATATCTTGAGTTGCAAAAGAGGTTTGGTAGCAAGATAGTGTCCCCTGGCCCACCACACGGATTCTGGTTAGGAAAGCTTGAGGTTTCGACCCGGCAAGTGACGTTGCggagaaagaaaggaagCTATTGGCGATAG
- a CDS encoding hypothetical protein (TransMembrane:2 (i208-233o239-259i)) — protein sequence MQSVVKVAEDVLLQVCCEVWVFDDDYPQTCPVSQDVAKNTREQKEPPSVQKTPHSDSRGADPNMRNSLLRLPAELQVMILQHLTFGQVESLRRTCRALRFNFSKPVIRFVFPSIKSELLSTCHQCLAYDPERESLIKADESDARYPLANECIDCVAARGGFSVGHSYTLASRSTVCVCRYCGFPVTSDAAWKEYEFHRKCYKQYRMILLYYFLSGFAQGTITIVASAMCWRYYKGRSMIIIPTIINFLMSGWVFSLNMVRGVELRTYHWSLLLETSILGLWIPPLSDVIRITTERGEGLQSSDIATVFFIGSNMQVFKTATEKEFSH from the exons ATGCAGTCTGTTGTCAAAGTGGCCGAAGATGTCCTACTTCAAGTTTGTTGCGAGGTATGGGTTTTTGATGATGACTATCCCCAGACGTGTCCAGTGAGTCAGGATGTAGCAAAGAATACTCGGGAACAGAAAGAACCTCCCTCAGTTCAAAAGACACCACACAGCGACTCTAGGGGGGCTGATCCCAACATGAGAAACTCTCTCCTTCGCCTGCCAGCAGAGCTGCAAGTCATGATTCTACAACACCTCACGTTTGGCCAAGTCGAGTCCCTCAGACGGACATGCAGAGCTCTACGATTCAACTTCAGCAAGCCAGTCATACGTTTCGTCTTCCCGAGTATCAAGTCTGAGCTGCTGTCGACATGTCACCAATGTCTTGCATACGATCCCGAAAGAGAAAGTCTCATCAAAGCAGATGAATCTGACGCACGGTACCCGCTGGCTAACGAGTGTATTGACTGTGTCGCTGCCAGGGGAGGATTCTCTGTGGGACACTCGTACACGCTTGCATCGCGTTCGACGGTCTGCGTGTGTCGATACTGTGGATTTCCAGTGACTTCGGATGCTGCGTGGAAGGAGTACGAGTTTCATAGGAAGTGTTATAAGCAGTATCGTATGATACTGTTATACTACTTTCTGTCCGGGTTCGCGCAGGGAACGATTACGATCGTTGCGTCGGCGATGTGTTGGAGGTATTATAAGGGGAGAAGCATGATCATTATACCGACCATT ATCAACTTTCTGATGAGTGGTTGGGTATTCAGTCTCAACATGGTACGAGGTGTCGAATTGAGGACGTATCACTGGTCTCTGCTCCTTGAGACGAGCATTCTAGGACTTTGGATACCTCCCCTGAGCGACGTGATCAGAATAACGACAGAGAGAGGTGAAGGACTGCAAAGCTCAGATATAGCGACGGTATTCTTTATTGGCTCGAACATGCAAGTCTTCAAAACTGCTACGGAAAAGGAGTTCAGTCACTAA
- a CDS encoding hypothetical protein (TransMembrane:1 (i12-32o)) yields MKQVFGAGQQGSLAVPITAGIAALGAGVFYMGRSKPDTTPEQDRKSRAEAKKAEGLSGAGIGGNAVTGGHELSHAKNSRSKEKTTAPLEKLPSGGVGGGVGGGGSNVRTSVEMTAKENSPSRSGA; encoded by the exons ATGAAGCAAGTATTCGGTGCCGGTCAACAAGGCTCTCTCGCTGTCCCCATCACAGCTGGTATAGCTGCTCTAGGAGCAGGAGTATTCTACATGGGTAGATCCAAGCCCGACACCACCCCTGAACAAGATCGCAAATCACGCGCCGAGGCCAAAAAGGCAGAAGGCCTTAGCGGTGCAGGCATTGGAGGAAACGCCGTTACGGGCGGTCATGAGCTGAGCCACGCCAAGAACTCAAGAAGCAAGGAGAAGACCACAGCGCCTCTCGAGAAGCTCCCCAGCGGCGGAGTAGGAGGTGGCGTTGGCGGCGGAGGTTCCAACGTCCGAACCTCAGTCGAGATGACGGCCAAGGAGAACAGTCCCTCCAGGTCAG GAGCCTAA
- a CDS encoding hypothetical protein (TransMembrane:6 (i73-92o104-124i131-154o174-194i201-224o244-265i)) has translation MAATTEHSEQLSEKHDGLNGNFDPEAQRLEALSKFRTAQSVQMSPELFEKLYLSPMTKVKGDLRQTFANPTPIALVGFLLAFTPLSCDLMGWRGAGGSGAASNAVYMFMGGLLMIIGGVLEWVLGNSFPACVFCSFGGFWFSYGGTLIPAFATYASYAPADAQSSAEGLATQGFNASLGFWLLFMGVLSFIFFLCALRTNVVFVMIFFSLTFCFLLITAGFWALAEDFTGNALLAQKLLKAGGAFGFVTCMSGWYILVAVLFAIVDFPIQIPVGDLSTVIKGHSEKARRA, from the exons ATGGCCGCTACCACCGAGCATAGCGAGCAGTTGAGCGAGAAGCACGATGGTCTCAACGGCAACTTTGACCCTGAGGCTCAACGTCTCGAGGCATTGAGCAAATTCCGAACGGCACAGAGTGTTCAGATGAGCCCTGAGCTGTTTGAGAAGCTGTACCTTTCGCCAATgaccaaggtcaagggtGATCTTCGACAGACGTTTGCAAACCCGACACCAAT TGCTCTTGTCGGCTTCTTGCTTGCCTTTACACCCCTGTCCTGTGATCTTATGGGCTGGCGAGGTGCCGGTGGCAGTGGTGCTGCTTCAAA CGCTGTCTACATGTTTATGGGCGGCCTTCTCATGATTATCGGCGGTGTTCTCGAATGGGTTCTCGGCAACAGTTTCCCAGCTTGTGTCTTTTGCTCTTTCGGTGGCTTCTGGTTTTCTTATGGTGGCACTCTCATCCCGGCCTTTGCTACATATGCCTCTTATGCTCCCGCCGATGCCCAATCCTCCGCTGAAGGCCTTGCTACCCAAGGTTTCAACGCTAGTCTTG GATTCTGGCTCCTCTTCATGGGTGTTCTAtctttcatcttcttcctgTGCGCCCTCCGAACCAACGTTGTCTTTGTCATGATCTTCTTCAGCCTGACATTCTGCTTCCTGCTCATCACTGCTGGTTTCTGGGCTCTTGCTGAGGACTTTACTGGTAATGCTCTGCTCGCACAAAAGCTTCTCAAG GCTGGTGGTGCCTTTGGTTTCGTCACATGCATGTCAGGCTGGTACATTCTCGTCGCTGTTCTCTTCGCCATCGTCGACTTTCCTATCCAAATCCCTGTCGGCGACTTGTCTACTGTTATCAAGGGACACAGCGAGAAGGCCCGTCGCGCATAG
- a CDS encoding hypothetical protein (MEROPS:MER0031610~BUSCO:16538at5125) yields MSPPGSLYVTMQPKPGLSIDQFHEWYNNEHGPTRLRIPQIFSNGLRYKATDGQEPEYLAAYDVTDMPLLETETYLTLRANRSPREAETIGQVDVKRYFWDLVHTKESDQFTPLEKLSDDEAEGHQLTAVTIDLKDAEGAEEEYQKWLVEEHIPMLAKIPGWLRSRAFKTSYLEGQGKTTFLALHEYAKENGQGGEAHKASMDTPWRTQVFDKYVASKGRRTYSLFYVFGPAPRELHSLSKLPSTAAFTSPDSKQSTVAGPNAAINSFVTTPDSLNIPFRLEGNPDPKAPTVAFCNSLLTSLHMWDPFVEILKRERPDLRILRYDTRGRHAIPQPPVAATIDQVADDLKTVLDAFRITKLHTLIGVSMGGVTTLNFAIKYPERLEQFIACDFNPTSSEANTQAWKDRTAIAEEDGGNGIKKLAGQTVQRWFHPSTNAEAVKWMTEMVAANDVEGFRYSNTVLWDYDLKPKMGSCKVRGLFVAGEEDAKGALPKAMDASKGLLGDKGAELKLVPQTGHLPMSEDPQAFWEAIRGFL; encoded by the coding sequence ATGTCTCCTCCTGGTTCCCTCTACGTCACAATGCAGCCCAAGCCGGGGCTGTCTATTGATCAATTCCATGAGTGGTATAACAACGAGCACGGCCCAACTCGTCTCCGTATCCCTCAGATCTTCAGCAACGGTCTTCGTTATAAGGCGACCGACGGCCAGGAGCCCGAATACCTTGCCGCGTACGACGTGACGGATATGCCCTTGCTCGAAACCGAGACGTACCTCACTCTGCGCGCAAATCGATCtccccgagaagctgagACAATTGGACAAGTCGACGTGAAACGGTATTTCTGGGATTTGGTTCACACCAAGGAGTCTGATCAGTTCACACCATTGGAGAAGCTCAGTGACGACGAAGCTGAGGGTCACCAACTTACTGCTGTCACGATTGACCTCAAGGACGCTGAGGGCGCTGAGGAAGAATACCAAAAGTGGTTGGTCGAGGAGCATATTCCCATGCTGGCCAAGATCCCTGGGTGGTTGCGCTCGCGTGCCTTCAAGACGTCGTACCTTGAGGGCCAGGGCAAGACAACTTTCCTTGCGCTGCATGAATATGCTAAGGAGAATGGCCAAGGTGGGGAGGCGCACAAGGCATCTATGGATACCCCTTGGCGTACTCAAGTCTTTGACAAGTATGTCGCGTCCAAGGGCCGAAGGACGTATTCTCTCTTCTACGTCTTTGGACCTGCTCCTCGAGAGTTGCATTCCCTGTCAAAGCTCCCATCGACAGCTGCATTTACCTCGCCCGACTCCAAGCAGTCAACCGTGGCCGGTCCCAATGCTGCTATCAACTCATTTGTTACAACTCCAGACTCTCTGAACATTCCTTTCCGATTGGAGGGCAACCCGGATCCCAAGGCTCCTACTGTCGCATTCTGCAATTCGCTGTTGACGTCTCTGCACATGTGGGATCCTTTTGTGGAAATCCTAAAGCGCGAGCGTCCTGACCTACGAATCCTACGATATGATACCCGCGGCCGACATGCCATACCGCAGCCTCCCGTCGCCGCCACTATTGATCAAGTGGCCGACGACCTCAAGACTGTGCTCGATGCTTTCCGCATTACAAAACTGCATACTCTTATTGGTGTTTCCATGGGAGGTGTCACCACCCTCAACTTTGCCATCAAGTATCCTGAGCGCCTAGAGCAGTTCATTGCCTGTGACTTCAACCCCACTTCAAGCGAAGCAAACACACAAGCTTGGAAGGACCGCACTGCTATAGCTGAAGAGGACGGCGGCAATGGAATTAAGAAGCTTGCTGGGCAGACTGTTCAGCGCTGGTTCCACCCCTCTACAAACGCCGAGGCGGTTAAGTGGATGACTGAGATGGTGGCTGCTAACGATGTTGAGGGATTCAGATATAGCAATACAGTCCTCTGGGATTACGACCTCAAGCCCAAGATGGGCAGCTGCAAGGTTCGCGGCTTGTTTGTGGCTGGAGAGGAGGATGCGAAGGGTGCACTACCCAAGGCCATGGACGCGAGCAAGGGACTCCTTGGAGACAAGGGCGCAGAGCTGAAGCTCGTTCCTCAAACGGGTCACCTACCCATGTCTGAGGACCCCCAAGCTTTCTGGGAAGCCATTCGAGGATTTCTGTAA